Proteins found in one Candidatus Fermentibacter sp. genomic segment:
- a CDS encoding PLP-dependent aspartate aminotransferase family protein yields MRRDTRFDTMLVHAGQKPDALMSVNTPIYQTSTFAFRDAQDGADCFAGESDGYIYTRLGNPTIRVLEDAVAALEGGTGGIAVASGMAAVTTVYMAFLEAGAHVVSTDAVYGASRGVLEKHFSRFGVEATFVDTSRLELIEAAIRPSTKLLYVETPANPTISITDIAACAEIARRHGIRLVVDNTFCSPYLQKPLELGADIVLHSVTKFINGHADVVGGVIVAKTAGDHARMYGVMTSMGPNMDPHQAFLVIRGLKTLAIRMERAQANAMEIARHLENHPAVAWVRYPGLPSHPQHELAKRQQKGPGAMISFGLKGGLEAGRILMDNVELAVLAVSLGGVETLIQHPASMTHAKVSAEAKLAAGITDDLVRYSVGIEDVSDLIADLDQALARIP; encoded by the coding sequence TTGAGGCGAGACACCCGGTTCGACACCATGCTGGTCCATGCTGGACAGAAGCCCGATGCCCTCATGTCCGTGAACACTCCCATCTACCAGACCTCGACCTTCGCGTTCAGGGACGCACAGGACGGGGCGGACTGCTTCGCCGGCGAGAGCGACGGCTACATCTATACCCGCCTGGGGAATCCGACGATAAGGGTCCTGGAGGACGCAGTCGCGGCCCTCGAGGGTGGAACAGGCGGTATCGCGGTCGCGAGCGGCATGGCAGCCGTGACCACCGTCTACATGGCCTTCCTCGAGGCCGGGGCTCATGTTGTGTCGACCGACGCCGTGTACGGTGCATCGCGCGGGGTTCTCGAGAAGCACTTCTCGAGGTTCGGCGTGGAAGCCACCTTCGTCGACACAAGCCGGCTGGAGCTGATCGAAGCGGCGATCCGCCCGTCCACGAAGCTGCTGTATGTCGAGACCCCGGCCAACCCCACCATATCCATCACCGACATAGCGGCCTGTGCGGAGATCGCCCGCAGGCACGGCATACGTCTCGTGGTCGACAACACCTTCTGCTCCCCATACCTGCAGAAGCCGCTGGAGCTCGGCGCCGACATAGTCCTCCACTCCGTCACCAAGTTCATAAACGGCCACGCCGACGTCGTGGGGGGCGTGATAGTCGCGAAGACCGCCGGGGACCACGCCCGGATGTACGGCGTGATGACCAGCATGGGGCCGAACATGGACCCGCATCAGGCATTCCTCGTCATCCGCGGCCTGAAGACGCTCGCGATCAGGATGGAGCGCGCGCAGGCCAACGCGATGGAGATCGCGCGCCATCTCGAGAACCATCCCGCCGTCGCCTGGGTCAGGTACCCGGGTCTTCCCTCCCACCCCCAGCACGAGCTGGCGAAACGCCAGCAGAAGGGGCCGGGAGCCATGATCTCCTTCGGGCTGAAGGGCGGCCTCGAAGCCGGCAGGATACTCATGGACAACGTCGAGCTGGCAGTCCTCGCCGTTTCGCTCGGGGGCGTCGAGACCCTTATCCAGCACCCGGCCTCGATGACCCACGCGAAGGTCAGTGCCGAAGCGAAGCTCGCGGCGGGGATCACGGACGACCTGGTCCGCTACTCCGTCGGGATCGAGGACGTCAGCGACCTCATCGCCGACCTCGACCAGGCGCTCGCCCGCATCCCCTGA
- a CDS encoding AAA family ATPase, with protein MPAEKESPRDPLTGLPGRGLLDVLDPPFRVRGAGETWSVMLLELLDLDSVRSGHGKLMADQMLQQTAYMLARNTKKTDELMLLEKGLFALVLPSTNRTQAINLALRLAGGLKQEAFPGGLTVAFNLGIAESAGADRDLSAVMEKAGKSLEMSRSLGSGRIAACSGDDPAASGGGPSFDHFVNRAEQLSMLRNALDSSISDGLAVVAVTGPAGIGKTRLAAELSHYAGFRGCRYASASLTTSRFHTGAGILDLLLPRLRGEEDGAPLPQTGDPVDRLAELSSTAPLVAIIDDLQSAGPEDLEQIASLVRRAAGSRILLVLLARTPLPGPLAGWLETLGLFIHVGRIDMPRLSDESATDLICLAIGTAGADAGDREHLTSISGGNPQNLEELLRNLDLSPSNPGQTDGGHDFQRMADYAARKAESAGPRLGGVLSAASVVPWHFTPAEAAFMSGMEPGAAETLFGEAVDAGFLTVAPAGSDMPEGAYRFACDAVRTALEPSGHERRALLTRLGDFHSAAAPSAPRNRRAAWAYSLGIEPVMALDFLLDCADDAAGRSAGLEREEWLGMYRAAAVEMAEPPEGFAQKCLELGGLARRNGRRNAAMEHFRTAIALVSKPEETCQALHLLGKCLLEAGDFVSAGGCFDRMKDLPSPSPELAMTNRVALAQLKHSMGYTGEAVGLLSDVEGWLEGGMEGLGGNHLRSEFLRVYGTILAADGDPSSGFGMCCEASEIAEKAGDAREQTRALVALAGILSSNGSWEERYRILRRADSIARTSGDMEGLAGVWAGLGAVHMSLNQVEIAEGFTEKAAKLAEMVGCPALGVDSEIITGLAELHRGEMEPALRRFSTALESAHRLGDARSSLICSMSAARILGAMGSHAQARTLLGSLSKLAGPARAGRRLHADLLFCRGVVEFQAGEDEGPGAIEKALSLLSEARSLYTAHDTLADLEAAWYEARCMRDLGRAADSMSLAADSCRRISKLMESMDSSFVREDFGQTDFIIGLLVMSSDSGAAG; from the coding sequence ATGCCCGCTGAGAAGGAGTCCCCGCGCGACCCCCTGACCGGGCTTCCCGGCCGCGGGTTGCTGGACGTTCTCGATCCGCCCTTCAGGGTTCGCGGAGCAGGCGAAACGTGGTCCGTCATGCTCCTCGAGCTCCTCGACCTCGACTCGGTCAGGAGCGGGCACGGGAAGCTCATGGCCGACCAGATGCTCCAGCAGACTGCGTACATGCTGGCGCGCAACACGAAGAAGACTGACGAGCTGATGCTCCTCGAGAAGGGGTTGTTTGCCCTCGTCCTCCCATCCACGAACAGGACGCAGGCGATCAACCTGGCGCTGCGCCTGGCCGGAGGCCTGAAGCAGGAGGCCTTTCCCGGGGGCCTCACGGTCGCCTTCAACCTCGGGATAGCCGAGAGCGCGGGAGCCGACAGGGATCTGTCCGCGGTGATGGAGAAGGCCGGGAAGTCGCTGGAGATGTCGAGATCGCTCGGCTCCGGCCGCATTGCCGCATGCTCCGGAGACGATCCTGCGGCATCCGGCGGAGGGCCTTCATTCGATCATTTCGTGAACAGGGCCGAGCAGCTCTCGATGCTCAGAAACGCTCTGGATTCGTCCATCTCCGACGGTCTGGCGGTAGTGGCGGTCACCGGTCCCGCTGGCATCGGCAAGACCAGGCTCGCCGCAGAGCTGTCGCATTATGCAGGCTTCAGGGGCTGCAGGTACGCCTCCGCGAGCCTGACGACCTCGAGGTTCCACACGGGGGCCGGCATCCTGGATCTGCTCCTGCCCAGACTCCGGGGAGAGGAGGATGGGGCGCCCCTCCCCCAGACCGGCGATCCGGTGGACAGGCTTGCCGAACTCTCCTCCACGGCGCCGCTGGTCGCCATCATCGACGATCTGCAGTCGGCCGGGCCGGAGGATCTCGAACAGATAGCGTCCCTGGTCAGGCGGGCCGCCGGTTCGAGGATACTGCTGGTCCTCCTCGCGCGGACCCCCCTGCCGGGTCCTCTCGCGGGATGGCTCGAAACCCTCGGGTTGTTCATCCATGTCGGCAGGATCGATATGCCGAGGCTCTCGGACGAGAGTGCCACCGACCTCATCTGCCTCGCCATAGGCACGGCCGGAGCCGACGCCGGCGACAGGGAGCACCTGACATCCATCAGCGGAGGCAATCCGCAGAATCTCGAGGAGCTGCTCAGGAACCTCGACCTGTCGCCTTCGAATCCGGGACAGACCGACGGGGGTCACGACTTCCAGCGCATGGCGGATTACGCGGCCCGGAAGGCGGAATCAGCGGGCCCGCGCCTCGGAGGGGTCCTTTCAGCCGCATCCGTCGTCCCCTGGCACTTCACTCCCGCCGAGGCCGCCTTCATGTCGGGCATGGAACCCGGAGCGGCGGAAACCCTGTTCGGCGAAGCCGTGGACGCCGGATTCCTGACCGTTGCTCCCGCCGGATCGGACATGCCTGAAGGTGCGTACCGCTTCGCATGCGATGCGGTGAGAACGGCACTCGAGCCCTCCGGGCACGAGCGCCGGGCTCTCCTGACCCGGCTCGGCGACTTCCATTCGGCCGCGGCTCCCTCTGCCCCGCGCAACAGGCGTGCTGCCTGGGCCTACTCCCTGGGCATAGAACCGGTGATGGCCCTCGACTTCCTCCTCGACTGCGCAGATGACGCAGCCGGACGCTCGGCCGGTCTGGAGCGCGAGGAATGGCTGGGGATGTACAGGGCGGCCGCGGTCGAAATGGCCGAACCCCCTGAGGGATTCGCGCAGAAATGCCTGGAACTGGGCGGGCTCGCAAGGCGCAATGGGAGGCGGAATGCGGCGATGGAGCACTTCAGGACCGCCATCGCCCTCGTCTCGAAGCCGGAGGAGACCTGCCAGGCGCTGCACCTGCTCGGGAAGTGCCTGCTGGAGGCGGGCGACTTCGTCTCCGCCGGAGGCTGTTTCGACAGGATGAAGGACCTCCCCTCCCCCAGCCCCGAGCTCGCGATGACGAACAGGGTCGCCCTGGCCCAGCTGAAGCATTCCATGGGCTACACCGGCGAAGCCGTGGGCCTGCTCTCGGATGTGGAGGGATGGCTCGAAGGCGGCATGGAGGGTCTTGGCGGCAACCACCTCCGTTCCGAATTCCTGCGGGTCTACGGCACGATCCTTGCCGCGGACGGCGATCCGTCGAGCGGCTTCGGCATGTGCTGCGAGGCCTCGGAGATCGCGGAGAAGGCCGGCGACGCCCGCGAACAGACCAGGGCCCTCGTGGCGCTCGCGGGCATACTGTCATCGAACGGCTCCTGGGAGGAGAGATACAGGATCCTCAGGCGCGCCGACTCCATAGCAAGGACGTCGGGGGACATGGAGGGGCTCGCCGGCGTCTGGGCCGGCCTGGGCGCGGTTCACATGTCGCTCAACCAGGTCGAGATAGCCGAGGGCTTCACGGAGAAGGCGGCCAAGCTCGCCGAGATGGTCGGCTGTCCGGCTCTCGGCGTCGACTCCGAGATCATCACCGGCCTGGCGGAGCTCCACAGGGGCGAGATGGAGCCCGCTCTCAGACGCTTCAGCACGGCACTCGAGAGCGCCCACAGGCTCGGTGACGCCAGGAGCTCGCTGATCTGCAGCATGAGCGCAGCGCGGATACTCGGTGCCATGGGCAGCCATGCCCAGGCCAGGACGCTGCTGGGTTCGCTGTCGAAACTTGCCGGGCCGGCCAGGGCGGGCAGGCGCCTCCATGCCGACCTGCTCTTCTGCAGGGGCGTCGTGGAGTTCCAGGCCGGGGAGGACGAGGGGCCGGGAGCCATCGAGAAGGCTCTGTCACTGCTTTCGGAGGCCAGGTCGCTCTACACGGCCCACGACACGCTGGCGGACCTCGAGGCTGCCTGGTACGAGGCAAGGTGCATGAGGGACCTCGGCAGGGCAGCCGATTCCATGTCCCTCGCGGCGGACTCGTGCCGGCGGATCAGCAAGCTGATGGAGAGCATGGACAGTTCCTTCGTCAGAGAGGACTTCGGGCAGACCGACTTCATAATCGGCCTGCTGGTCATGTCCAGTGATTCGGGGGCCGCCGGCTAG
- a CDS encoding response regulator, with protein MLLVDDNDRYASAITRDLESRGAEVVRVRSAGEGVAVLAGRGGEFDGIVTDITMETQISGLRVLSAAKRMRFDGITATASTGLDTGIGFVFNRFILGTIYGCRYLIPKRLIKKRKKVAWIRIGGSGRDEDAR; from the coding sequence GTGCTCCTCGTCGACGACAACGACAGGTATGCCTCGGCCATCACCCGGGATCTCGAATCCAGGGGTGCCGAAGTGGTGAGGGTAAGATCCGCCGGCGAAGGCGTTGCGGTTCTCGCCGGGCGCGGCGGTGAGTTCGACGGGATCGTCACGGACATCACGATGGAGACGCAGATATCCGGATTGAGGGTGCTGTCCGCGGCGAAGCGGATGCGCTTCGACGGGATTACCGCGACGGCATCCACGGGGCTGGATACGGGCATCGGGTTCGTCTTCAACAGGTTCATCCTCGGTACGATCTACGGTTGCCGCTATCTGATACCCAAGAGGCTCATCAAGAAGCGGAAGAAGGTCGCCTGGATAAGGATTGGCGGTTCAGGGAGGGATGAGGATGCCCGCTGA
- a CDS encoding class I SAM-dependent methyltransferase, whose amino-acid sequence MARDFEAERVNLRHWDEVAPVHGRAYDTSALLSGGHRLDPVQVAELGDIRGKRLLHLQCHIGTDTLALARLGASVTGVDFSGKSLEIARDLSVRTGLPARFIESPLFDLPGVLDETFDIVYTSIGVLCWISDIDMWGRLVARYLEPGGTFYIMESHPFMNVFDDEADGLVVRNAYFPSGPVEWPADFPDYADGSYLTKNPTLEFQWPLSRVAGALVDSGLTIRFLHEFDFIHWKALPAMMCGEDGMWRLPETLAGIPLIFSLRADKP is encoded by the coding sequence GTGGCAAGGGACTTCGAAGCCGAGCGGGTGAACCTCAGGCACTGGGACGAAGTGGCCCCCGTGCACGGGCGGGCCTACGACACCTCCGCCCTCCTCTCGGGGGGGCACCGCCTCGATCCGGTCCAGGTCGCCGAGCTCGGCGACATCCGCGGAAAGCGCCTGCTCCATCTCCAGTGCCACATCGGGACGGACACGCTGGCCCTCGCAAGGCTCGGCGCATCGGTCACCGGAGTGGATTTCTCCGGAAAGTCGCTCGAGATCGCGCGCGACCTGTCGGTGCGCACCGGCCTGCCGGCGCGCTTCATCGAGTCCCCCCTGTTCGACCTGCCGGGCGTCCTCGACGAGACCTTCGACATCGTCTACACGTCCATCGGCGTGCTCTGCTGGATCTCGGACATCGACATGTGGGGCCGGCTGGTGGCGCGATACCTCGAGCCGGGCGGGACCTTCTACATCATGGAGTCGCACCCGTTCATGAACGTCTTCGACGACGAGGCCGACGGCCTCGTGGTCAGGAACGCCTACTTCCCTTCCGGTCCGGTCGAGTGGCCGGCCGACTTCCCCGACTACGCGGACGGCAGCTATCTCACGAAGAACCCGACGCTGGAGTTCCAGTGGCCGCTTTCACGCGTCGCCGGCGCACTCGTCGACTCGGGTCTCACCATCCGCTTCCTGCACGAGTTCGACTTCATCCACTGGAAGGCCCTGCCTGCCATGATGTGCGGGGAGGACGGCATGTGGAGGCTTCCGGAGACCCTCGCCGGGATCCCGCTCATCTTCAGCCTCAGGGCCGATAAGCCCTGA
- a CDS encoding HgcAB-associated protein, producing MAADKDKPGCSVPEEPCCRVEALVSVDDRGQMVLPKDIREKAGIGPGDKLAIVSLRGCGDSCCLALVRAEAITSMVRELLGPLMSELSGGRDR from the coding sequence ATGGCCGCGGATAAGGACAAGCCTGGATGCTCTGTTCCCGAGGAACCCTGCTGCCGGGTCGAGGCACTGGTCTCGGTGGACGACCGGGGACAGATGGTCCTGCCGAAGGACATCAGGGAGAAGGCCGGCATCGGCCCAGGAGACAAGCTGGCAATCGTCAGCCTCAGAGGCTGCGGGGATTCGTGCTGCCTCGCGCTGGTTCGGGCCGAGGCGATCACATCCATGGTAAGGGAACTGCTCGGACCTCTGATGTCGGAGCTATCGGGAGGACGGGATCGATGA
- the arsM gene encoding arsenite methyltransferase: protein MKKASEEIRKAVSEDYARAVAAGTGCGCGCGAPVQKGVAAKLAGYSDRELASLPREAVENSFGCGNPLAFSAVEQGQVVLDLGSGAGIDLLLAAGRVGSTGRVIGVDMTDEMIARARGNIEASGFSNIEVRKGLIEDLPVESGSVDWVISNCVINLSPEKPRVFAEIARVLKKGGTMVVSDMVAEGLPREVLENAALYSSCISGAISEKEYLAGLAEAGLTDIEVLGRMVFDGAQMRDMVESELKLAGDTGPGCCGSGSRGMVEGLAGKLEGKVWSMKVRARKL from the coding sequence ATGAAGAAGGCAAGTGAAGAGATCAGGAAGGCTGTCTCGGAAGATTACGCGCGCGCCGTGGCTGCAGGGACGGGCTGCGGGTGCGGATGCGGGGCGCCGGTGCAGAAGGGTGTCGCGGCGAAGCTGGCCGGCTACTCAGACAGGGAGCTGGCCTCGCTGCCACGGGAGGCGGTCGAGAACTCGTTCGGCTGCGGCAATCCCCTGGCCTTTTCAGCGGTCGAGCAGGGGCAGGTGGTCCTCGACCTGGGATCCGGGGCGGGGATAGATCTCCTGCTCGCGGCCGGCAGGGTGGGATCGACGGGAAGAGTCATCGGCGTGGACATGACGGACGAGATGATCGCCAGGGCCCGCGGGAACATCGAAGCCTCCGGGTTCTCCAACATCGAGGTAAGGAAGGGCCTGATCGAGGATCTCCCGGTCGAGAGCGGATCGGTCGACTGGGTGATCTCGAACTGCGTGATCAACCTCTCGCCGGAGAAGCCGAGAGTCTTTGCGGAGATAGCCCGGGTGCTGAAGAAGGGCGGCACCATGGTCGTCTCCGACATGGTCGCCGAGGGGCTGCCTCGTGAAGTCCTGGAGAACGCCGCCCTGTACTCCTCCTGCATCTCCGGGGCGATATCGGAGAAGGAATACCTGGCCGGGCTTGCGGAGGCCGGTTTGACCGACATCGAGGTCCTGGGCCGGATGGTCTTCGATGGCGCGCAGATGAGGGACATGGTCGAATCGGAGCTGAAGCTCGCAGGCGATACCGGACCGGGCTGCTGCGGGTCCGGAAGCCGCGGGATGGTGGAGGGTCTGGCTGGAAAGCTCGAAGGCAAGGTCTGGAGCATGAAGGTCAGGGCCAGGAAGCTCTGA
- a CDS encoding sodium:solute symporter family protein: MSTTPFWIATVLYILGMLLVGILTRVKRHIRSKTDPLSTVEYWLAKRELPSWRLAMSLTAGWLMLGWVGFGMSQVYLYGTTGLWILPVPWFILCFIVIAMVPFVRRLPAVSLPQAIQMRFGPGARTLLAVLSAGVFLAWTQAELFMGGTLMAPFLGIPAWACMILLAVPIAIYTCMGGFRAIVTTDVLQFALAAAFMVILAATALTAASSASGGDIIGALRQAAPPWSGQGNALNPWFLGVAFPVLLLIGYLPGWLIEQDLIQRVQAMRSTREARRGAIVALFLITTFVLVLPSISAFCSLVAFPPVDGVPPEAIGGSALGIIPALINTMPIGLAVFMMVGIMACQMSTVDTFAQVTAMPVAYDLVEPGQVRRGVPSDRRLSTTRVISVLSVLAALACALISTSLGDVYYISSGVLSACIAVPAFFIFWRRTTLPAVVTAALAGLVGTVGMYWYEYKYLQFADPALPHYYTDVLPAWLAGAYGYIYVASGVVISVILIVLVSLLTKRPPQERLDAVSARPVDDFREFVKGSTGI, encoded by the coding sequence ATGAGCACCACCCCGTTCTGGATCGCAACCGTCCTCTACATCCTCGGCATGCTCCTCGTCGGGATCCTCACCCGCGTGAAGAGGCACATCCGAAGCAAGACCGACCCCCTGTCGACTGTCGAGTACTGGCTTGCCAAGAGGGAACTGCCTTCGTGGCGGCTCGCGATGTCCCTGACAGCCGGCTGGCTCATGCTGGGCTGGGTCGGATTCGGGATGTCGCAGGTCTACCTCTACGGAACTACTGGTCTGTGGATACTTCCCGTCCCGTGGTTCATCCTGTGCTTCATCGTCATAGCGATGGTGCCCTTCGTGAGGAGGCTGCCCGCTGTGAGTCTCCCCCAGGCCATCCAGATGCGATTCGGCCCCGGCGCCAGGACCCTGCTCGCGGTTCTTTCCGCGGGCGTGTTCCTGGCGTGGACGCAGGCCGAGCTCTTCATGGGCGGGACGCTGATGGCACCCTTCCTGGGCATCCCGGCCTGGGCCTGCATGATCCTGCTCGCCGTCCCGATAGCCATCTACACCTGCATGGGCGGCTTCAGGGCGATAGTGACGACGGATGTGCTGCAGTTCGCCCTGGCCGCGGCATTCATGGTCATCCTGGCCGCGACCGCCCTGACCGCAGCCTCGTCTGCCAGCGGCGGCGACATCATCGGCGCCCTGCGCCAGGCTGCACCTCCCTGGTCCGGGCAGGGCAATGCCCTGAACCCGTGGTTCCTGGGAGTGGCATTCCCCGTACTGCTCCTGATCGGCTACCTGCCGGGATGGCTGATAGAGCAGGATCTCATCCAGCGTGTCCAGGCCATGAGGTCCACCAGGGAGGCCCGCAGGGGGGCGATAGTCGCCCTGTTCCTCATCACGACGTTCGTGCTCGTCCTGCCGAGCATCTCTGCTTTCTGCTCGCTGGTCGCCTTCCCGCCTGTGGACGGGGTCCCTCCCGAAGCCATAGGCGGCAGCGCGCTCGGCATCATCCCGGCACTGATAAACACCATGCCGATTGGCCTGGCGGTCTTCATGATGGTCGGGATAATGGCCTGCCAGATGTCCACCGTGGACACGTTCGCGCAGGTCACGGCCATGCCGGTGGCCTACGACCTGGTCGAGCCCGGACAGGTCAGGCGCGGAGTGCCTTCCGACAGGAGGCTCTCGACCACCAGGGTGATCTCGGTGCTGTCCGTCCTCGCGGCGCTGGCCTGCGCCCTGATCAGCACCTCCCTCGGCGACGTCTACTACATCTCATCCGGAGTGCTCTCGGCATGCATCGCGGTGCCGGCCTTCTTCATCTTCTGGAGGAGGACCACCCTGCCTGCGGTCGTCACGGCCGCTCTGGCGGGTCTCGTCGGCACAGTCGGGATGTACTGGTACGAGTACAAGTACCTGCAGTTCGCGGATCCAGCCCTCCCGCACTACTACACCGACGTGCTGCCGGCATGGCTGGCCGGGGCGTACGGCTACATCTACGTCGCCTCGGGCGTGGTGATCTCGGTGATACTCATCGTCCTGGTGAGCCTCCTGACGAAGCGGCCTCCGCAGGAGAGGCTCGATGCCGTGAGCGCCCGGCCTGTCGACGACTTCAGGGAGTTCGTGAAGGGATCGACGGGGATCTGA
- a CDS encoding VCBS repeat-containing protein: MGRLSSLAFTLLAAAAAPGATLAQTEWTGSGVPGPAREFGSGFASAEGVDWLGSPGALTLDRDPLVHGVDVIQGGISSLAAADMDGDGDCDLAACAFRGRIVLYENTGGGLTFVVHPLYTPEAFGPERIVASDIDRDGDTDIAGTSRGDGTLAWWENAGGLPWIRHDLDPGAGTPFPLDAGDIDGDGSDEILAGLEMPGRLVIMDRDAADAGWTAIEVDGDLPAPQWVEILPDGGLLASSFSDSTVYLYSMDGDGWDRTAVARARGPLCAIPADMDGDGGRDLVFCSAWEDTVFWKPLAEGGASTVISTLTMAPGGLAAADVDGDGDTDAVVSSESAGEVAWFANCGDGSRFAPHYAAQIAGCSCVSAGDLDGDGLPDAAAGSIDDGSLIWATLGEYGETGSLTSSIVHLGPDPAFASLSWEGDAPPGTSVRLSVRISADRTRMGSWTEVSGRDADISHLLSDGAVFLQYRIELASTSRNATPTVESVTLRTGSAFSL, encoded by the coding sequence ATGGGCAGGCTCTCGTCTCTCGCTTTCACGCTCCTGGCCGCTGCGGCGGCCCCGGGTGCGACTCTCGCACAGACGGAGTGGACCGGCTCCGGCGTCCCGGGTCCGGCCAGGGAGTTCGGCTCCGGGTTCGCATCCGCTGAAGGCGTCGACTGGCTGGGGTCGCCGGGGGCCCTGACCCTCGACCGTGATCCTCTGGTCCACGGCGTGGATGTGATCCAGGGAGGCATCTCCTCCCTCGCGGCGGCAGACATGGACGGGGACGGCGACTGCGATCTGGCCGCGTGCGCCTTCCGGGGACGGATCGTCCTCTACGAGAACACCGGAGGCGGTCTGACCTTCGTAGTCCATCCCCTCTACACCCCCGAAGCCTTCGGACCCGAGCGGATCGTCGCCTCCGACATCGACCGCGACGGCGACACGGACATCGCAGGCACTTCCCGGGGAGACGGGACGCTCGCCTGGTGGGAGAACGCAGGGGGCCTGCCGTGGATCAGGCACGATCTCGATCCCGGGGCGGGCACGCCCTTCCCTCTCGACGCGGGTGACATCGACGGGGACGGCTCGGACGAGATCCTCGCAGGCCTCGAGATGCCGGGGCGCCTCGTGATTATGGATCGTGACGCCGCAGATGCTGGATGGACAGCCATCGAGGTCGACGGAGACCTCCCGGCGCCCCAGTGGGTCGAGATCCTGCCTGATGGAGGCCTGCTCGCCTCTTCCTTCTCCGATTCCACGGTCTATCTCTACTCGATGGACGGGGACGGATGGGACCGGACGGCAGTCGCCCGCGCCCGCGGACCTCTCTGCGCGATCCCGGCCGACATGGACGGAGACGGCGGGAGGGACCTGGTTTTCTGCTCCGCCTGGGAAGACACCGTCTTCTGGAAGCCGCTCGCCGAAGGCGGCGCCTCCACCGTGATCTCGACCCTGACGATGGCCCCCGGCGGGCTCGCCGCGGCCGACGTCGACGGCGACGGGGACACCGATGCGGTCGTTTCTTCCGAATCGGCGGGGGAGGTCGCCTGGTTCGCGAACTGCGGGGATGGAAGCCGCTTCGCCCCTCACTACGCCGCGCAGATCGCGGGCTGTTCCTGCGTGTCGGCCGGCGACCTCGACGGCGACGGTCTGCCTGATGCAGCAGCGGGTTCGATCGACGACGGATCGCTGATCTGGGCGACCCTGGGCGAGTACGGGGAAACAGGGAGCCTCACCTCGTCGATCGTCCATCTCGGCCCCGATCCCGCATTCGCCAGCCTGTCATGGGAGGGGGACGCGCCGCCCGGGACCTCGGTCCGGCTGTCGGTCAGGATCTCCGCGGACAGGACGCGGATGGGATCCTGGACGGAGGTCTCCGGCAGGGATGCGGACATCTCGCATCTCCTCTCCGACGGCGCCGTCTTCCTGCAATACAGGATCGAACTGGCATCGACGAGCAGGAACGCGACCCCGACGGTCGAATCGGTGACGCTCCGGACCGGGTCCGCATTCTCCCTGTAG